The proteins below come from a single Sorghum bicolor cultivar BTx623 chromosome 4, Sorghum_bicolor_NCBIv3, whole genome shotgun sequence genomic window:
- the LOC8081638 gene encoding GDSL esterase/lipase 7 gives MAVAPLLTLLLLLFLSGSGPRRCSAAATANSTSSPSPPPRPAPLVPALFVIGDSTADVGTNNYLGTLARADREPYGRDFDTHRPTGRFSNGRIPVDYIAERLGLPFVPPYLEQNMRTGAADVGLTSIDGMIQGVNYASAAAGIISSSGSELGMHVSLTQQVQQVEDTYEQLSLALGEAAVANLFRRSVFFVSIGSNDFIHYYLRNVSGVQMRYLPWEFNQLLVSTMRQEIKNLYDINVRKVILMGLPPVGCAPHFLEEYGSQTGECIDYINNVVIEFNYALRHMSSEFISQHPDSMISYCDTFEGSVDILNNREHYGFVTTTDACCGLGKYGGLIMCVLPQMACSDASSHVWWDEFHPTEAVNRILADNVWSSQHTKMCYPLDLQQMVKLKL, from the exons ATGGCGGTGGCGCCCTTGCTCACCCTCTTACTCCTGCTGTTCCTCTCCGGTTCCGGTCCCCGCCGAtgctccgccgccgccacagCGAACTCGACGTCCTCACCTTCTCCGCCCCCGCGGCCGGCGCCGCTAGTCCCGGCGCTCTTCGTAATCGGCGACTCCACGGCCGACGTAGGCACCAACAACTACCTGGGCACGCTCGCCCGCGCCGACCGCGAGCCCTACGGCCGGGACTTCGACACGCACCGCCCCACGGGGCGCTTCTCCAACGGCCGCATCCCCGTCGACTACATCG CGGAGCGGCTGGGCCTCCCCTTCGTGCCTCCATACCTTGAACAGAACATGCGCACGGGCGCCGCCGATGTTGGCCTCACAAGCATTGATGGGATGATACAAGGCGTCAACTACGCGTCCGCGGCTGCCGGCATCATCTCCAGCAGTGGCTCTGAGCTT GGAATGCATGTATCCCTGACCCAACAGGTGCAGCAGGTCGAGGACACATATGAGCAGCTATCACTGGCTCTTGGGGAGGCCGCGGTGGCCAACCTGTTCAGGAGGTCCGTGTTCTTTGTGTCCATCGGGAGCAATGACTTCATCCACTACTACCTGCGCAATGTGTCTGGTGTCCAGATGCGATACCTCCCTTGGGAGTTCAACCAGCTCCTTGTCAGTACAATGAGACAGGAAATCAAG AATTTGTACGACATCAATGTTCGCAAAGTCATACTGATGGGCCTACCTCCTGTTGGTTGTGCACCTCATTTCCTCGAGGAGTATGGCAGTCAAACTGGGGAATGCATCGATTATATCAACAATGTCGTGATCGAGTTCAACTATGCCCTGAGACACATGTCTAGCGAGTTCATCAGCCAGCATCCAGATTCCATGATCAGTTATTGCGACACTTTCGAGGGGTCTGTGGACATACTAAACAATCGTGAGCATTATG GTTTTGTCACCACCACTGACGCTTGCTGTGGGCTGGGCAAGTATGGAGGCTTGATCATGTGCGTTCTTCCACAGATGGCGTGCAGTGATGCATCAAGCCATGTCTGGTGGGATGAATTCCACCCAACAGAGGCTGTCAACCGCATCCTGGCAGATAATGTGTGGTCCAGTCAGCACACCAAGATGTGCTATCCTTTGGACCTGCAACAGATGGTAAAACTGAAGCTGTAG
- the LOC8081639 gene encoding calcineurin B-like protein 7, translated as MGCVYSKGSKRPPGYVDPNILAKETTFSVNEVEALYELYKKISYSIIKDGLIHKEEFQLALFRNSNKKNLFADRIFDLFDLKRNGVIDFEEFVQSLSIFHPDTPMAEKIAFAFRLYDLRGTGFIEREELKEMVLAILNESELLLSDDAVEQIVDQTFKQADMNDDGKIDPDEWKVFASKNPALLKNMTLPYLKDITMAFPSFVLNSGASDEEL; from the exons ATGGGGTGTGTCTACTCCAAGGGGTCCAAACGACCTCCGGGATATGTGGATCCCAATATCTTGGCTAAAGAGACTACGT TTTCTGTCAATGAAGTGGAGGCCCTCTATGAGCTCTACAAGAAGATAAGCTATTCCATAATCAAAGATGGCCTAATTCACAAG GAGGAGTTCCAGCTTGCTCTCTTCAGGAACAGCAACAAGAAGAATCTTTTCGCCGATCGG ATATTTGATCTGTTTGATCTGAAGCGCAATGGAGTGATTGATTTTGAGGAGTTCGTTCAGTCCCTCAGCATTTTCCACCCAGATACGCCGATGGCAGAAAAGATCGCCT TTGCATTTCGGCTATATGATCTGAGAGGTACTGGATTCATTGAACGCGAAGAG TTGAAGGAAATGGTGCTGGCCATCCTGAATGAATCAGAATTACTTCTTTCTGACGACGCTGTCGAACAAATTGTTGATCAG ACTTTCAAGCAAGCAGACATGAACGATGACGGGAAGATAGATCCTGATGAATGGAAGGTGTTCGCAAGTAAAAATCCAGCTCTTCTAAAGAACATGACGCTACCATATCTAAA GGACATAACCATGGCGTTTCCCAGCTTTGTTCTCAACTCTGGAGCTAGTGATGAAGAGTTGTAG